A single region of the Polyodon spathula isolate WHYD16114869_AA chromosome 12, ASM1765450v1, whole genome shotgun sequence genome encodes:
- the LOC121324272 gene encoding transcriptional repressor protein YY1-like isoform X1, whose amino-acid sequence MASGDTLYIATTDGSEMPAEIVELHEIEVETIPVETIETTVVGEEEEEEQEDDEHDQPMIALQPLVTDDPNQVHHHHHHHHHQEVILVQTREEVVGGDDSDLRADDGYEDQILIPVPAPVAEEEYIEQTLVTVAGKSSSSSGGRVKKGGGGSGKKSGKKSYLSGAEASGRKWEQKQVQIKTLEGEFSVTMWASDDKKDIDHETVVEEQIIGENSPPDYSEYMTGKKLPPGGIPGIDLSDPKQLAEFASPFNSSECLMKREPTRMKPRKIKEDDAPRTIACPHKGCTKMFRDNSAMRKHLHTHGPRVHVCAECGKAFVESSKLKRHQLVHTGEKPFQCTFEGCGKRFSLDFNLRTHVRIHTGDRPYVCPFDGCNKKFAQSTNLKSHILTHAKAKNNQ is encoded by the exons ATGGCATCGGGCGACACGCTCTACATCGCGACGACCGACGGCTCGGAAATGCCGGCCGAGATCGTGGAGCTCCACGAGATCGAGGTGGAGACCATCCCCGTGGAAACGATCGAGACCACGGTGgtcggggaggaggaggaggaggagcaggaggacgACGAGCACGACCAGCCGATGATCGCCCTGCAGCCGCTAGTGACAGACGACCCGAACCAggtccaccaccaccaccaccaccaccaccaccaggaggtgATCCTGGTGCAGACCAGGGAGGAGGTGGTCGGCGGGGACGACTCGGACCTGCGGGCCGACGATGGCTATGAAGATCAGATCCTCATCCCGGTCCCGGCACCGGTCGCCGAGGAGGAGTATATCGAGCAGACGCTGGTGACGGTAGCCGGGAAAAGCAGCTCTTCCTCGGGAGGGCGGGTGAAGAAAGGGGGGGGCGGCAGCGGGAAGAAATCGGGTAAAAAGAGCTACCTGAGCGGGGCCGAGGCAAGCGGGAGAAAATGGGAGCAGAAGCAGGTCCAGATCAAGACCCTGGAGGGAGAGTTTTCAGTAACGATGTGGGCTTCGG ATGACAAAAAGGACATTGACCATGAGACGGTGGTGGAAGAGCAGATTATCGGAGAGAACTCTCCTCCTGATTATTCAGAGTACATGACCGGAAAGAAACTCCCGCCAGGAGGTATCCCAGGGATCGACCTCTCCGACCCCAAACAGTTAGCAGAGTTTGCCAG CCCCTTCAATAGCAGTGAATGCCTCATGAAACGGGAGCCAACTCG GATGAAGCCgagaaaaataaaagaagacGACGCCCCAAGAACGATAGCATGTCCCCACAAA GGCTGCACAAAGATGTTCAGGGACAACTCTGCCATGAGGAAGCACTTGCACACTCACGGGCCGCGCGTTCACGTTTGTGCTGAATGTGGGAAAGCCTTCGTGGAGAGCTCAAAACTGAAGCGACATCAGCTCGTTCATACTGGAGAAAAACCTTTCCAG TGCACGTTCGAGGGATGTGGAAAGCGCTTCTCACTGGACTTCAATTTACGCACTCATGTGCGAATTCACACCGGCGACCGGCCCTATGTGTGCCCTTTCGACGGCTGCAATAAGAAGTTTGCTCAGTCAACTAACCTGAAGTCTCACATCTTGACACACGCCAAAGCCAAAAACAACCAGTGA
- the LOC121324272 gene encoding transcriptional repressor protein YY1-like isoform X2, protein MASGDTLYIATTDGSEMPAEIVELHEIEVETIPVETIETTVVGEEEEEEQEDDEHDQPMIALQPLVTDDPNQVHHHHHHHHHQEVILVQTREEVVGGDDSDLRADDGYEDQILIPVPAPVAEEEYIEQTLVTVAGKSSSSSGGRVKKGGGGSGKKSGKKSYLSGAEASGRKWEQKQVQIKTLEGEFSVTMWASDDKKDIDHETVVEEQIIGENSPPDYSEYMTGKKLPPGGIPGIDLSDPKQLAEFARMKPRKIKEDDAPRTIACPHKGCTKMFRDNSAMRKHLHTHGPRVHVCAECGKAFVESSKLKRHQLVHTGEKPFQCTFEGCGKRFSLDFNLRTHVRIHTGDRPYVCPFDGCNKKFAQSTNLKSHILTHAKAKNNQ, encoded by the exons ATGGCATCGGGCGACACGCTCTACATCGCGACGACCGACGGCTCGGAAATGCCGGCCGAGATCGTGGAGCTCCACGAGATCGAGGTGGAGACCATCCCCGTGGAAACGATCGAGACCACGGTGgtcggggaggaggaggaggaggagcaggaggacgACGAGCACGACCAGCCGATGATCGCCCTGCAGCCGCTAGTGACAGACGACCCGAACCAggtccaccaccaccaccaccaccaccaccaccaggaggtgATCCTGGTGCAGACCAGGGAGGAGGTGGTCGGCGGGGACGACTCGGACCTGCGGGCCGACGATGGCTATGAAGATCAGATCCTCATCCCGGTCCCGGCACCGGTCGCCGAGGAGGAGTATATCGAGCAGACGCTGGTGACGGTAGCCGGGAAAAGCAGCTCTTCCTCGGGAGGGCGGGTGAAGAAAGGGGGGGGCGGCAGCGGGAAGAAATCGGGTAAAAAGAGCTACCTGAGCGGGGCCGAGGCAAGCGGGAGAAAATGGGAGCAGAAGCAGGTCCAGATCAAGACCCTGGAGGGAGAGTTTTCAGTAACGATGTGGGCTTCGG ATGACAAAAAGGACATTGACCATGAGACGGTGGTGGAAGAGCAGATTATCGGAGAGAACTCTCCTCCTGATTATTCAGAGTACATGACCGGAAAGAAACTCCCGCCAGGAGGTATCCCAGGGATCGACCTCTCCGACCCCAAACAGTTAGCAGAGTTTGCCAG GATGAAGCCgagaaaaataaaagaagacGACGCCCCAAGAACGATAGCATGTCCCCACAAA GGCTGCACAAAGATGTTCAGGGACAACTCTGCCATGAGGAAGCACTTGCACACTCACGGGCCGCGCGTTCACGTTTGTGCTGAATGTGGGAAAGCCTTCGTGGAGAGCTCAAAACTGAAGCGACATCAGCTCGTTCATACTGGAGAAAAACCTTTCCAG TGCACGTTCGAGGGATGTGGAAAGCGCTTCTCACTGGACTTCAATTTACGCACTCATGTGCGAATTCACACCGGCGACCGGCCCTATGTGTGCCCTTTCGACGGCTGCAATAAGAAGTTTGCTCAGTCAACTAACCTGAAGTCTCACATCTTGACACACGCCAAAGCCAAAAACAACCAGTGA